A genomic stretch from Erysipelothrix sp. HDW6C includes:
- a CDS encoding PTS sugar transporter subunit IIA, protein MELHELIRKDIINLHLHATSKKELFEEMADMLSKGGYVSNVDGYVQDLFKRESEYSTGIGFGLAIPHARSSNVVSPAIAVGKAANIKDYESLDEEPIQYIFMIAIPENTEADYMSILSKLARRFMDETFRNRIKKAVTAEEILIILEEK, encoded by the coding sequence ATGGAACTACATGAACTGATTCGAAAAGATATCATCAACTTGCATTTGCATGCAACGTCAAAAAAAGAATTGTTTGAAGAAATGGCAGACATGTTATCGAAGGGAGGTTATGTATCAAATGTTGATGGGTATGTACAAGATTTATTCAAACGTGAATCTGAGTACAGTACGGGAATTGGGTTCGGACTTGCGATTCCTCACGCACGAAGCAGTAATGTCGTGAGTCCTGCTATTGCAGTAGGAAAAGCAGCGAACATTAAGGATTATGAGTCCCTTGATGAAGAGCCAATTCAGTATATATTTATGATTGCGATACCTGAAAATACAGAAGCAGATTATATGAGTATTCTCAGTAAACTCGCGCGACGTTTTATGGATGAGACATTCCGTAATCGCATAAAGAAAGCAGTGACAGCGGAAGAGATTCTTATCATTCTTGAGGAAAAATAG
- a CDS encoding sugar phosphate isomerase/epimerase: MIKFGVDTFIWTEDFLEKDLWIIDKAKELGFEAIDFAISHPETFPTDLVVKALQRIDITPVTSTTLSRETNLISPDPEIRKHGINHMKMMVDINKAIGSHILGGVNYAAWGYTTGKPRTDQEWQWSVEAMQEICHYAEMINPKLRICVEAVNRFETHFLNIATDAVQYCKDVGTENIKVHLDCFHMIREETSFRDAILSCGNQYLGYVHVCESNRGVPGTGLVPWRELFITLEEVGYDGPCVIESFDPSFEELNANCAIWRKFAETGEALAVEGLYNLKEIVGELS; encoded by the coding sequence ATGATAAAATTTGGAGTTGATACATTTATATGGACAGAAGACTTCTTAGAGAAGGATTTATGGATTATTGATAAAGCGAAGGAACTTGGGTTTGAAGCCATTGACTTTGCAATTTCTCACCCAGAAACCTTTCCAACAGATTTGGTTGTGAAGGCGCTTCAAAGAATTGACATTACGCCTGTTACATCCACAACACTGTCAAGGGAAACAAATCTAATTTCCCCCGATCCTGAAATCAGAAAACATGGAATTAACCATATGAAAATGATGGTCGATATTAATAAGGCAATTGGTTCTCATATTTTAGGTGGTGTCAACTATGCAGCATGGGGCTATACCACAGGCAAACCACGCACGGATCAAGAATGGCAATGGTCCGTTGAAGCAATGCAAGAAATTTGCCACTATGCAGAAATGATAAATCCAAAGTTACGTATTTGTGTGGAGGCAGTCAACCGATTTGAAACACACTTCTTAAATATCGCAACGGATGCTGTGCAGTATTGTAAGGATGTAGGAACTGAAAATATAAAAGTTCATCTCGATTGCTTTCATATGATTCGTGAAGAAACCAGTTTTCGTGATGCAATATTGAGTTGTGGCAACCAGTACTTGGGTTATGTACATGTTTGCGAAAGCAACCGCGGTGTTCCTGGAACTGGACTTGTGCCATGGCGTGAGCTTTTTATAACACTCGAAGAGGTTGGTTATGACGGCCCTTGTGTAATCGAGTCATTCGATCCAAGTTTCGAAGAACTCAATGCGAATTGCGCAATTTGGCGAAAATTTGCTGAAACAGGTGAAGCATTGGCTGTTGAGGGTTTGTATAATCTCAAAGAAATTGTAGGAGAGCTGTCATGA
- a CDS encoding ketose-bisphosphate aldolase — MLYTMKELLSVARENKFAVPAFNICSFDILKSIMEVVEETNSPVILEIHPDEIDYIGDNFVAVVREYARNSKVPVVIHLDHGGSIYDVTRAIKNGYSSVMIDASHADFSDNIAITKRVVEIAHSVGVSVEAEIGTIGNTGLSFEGGSSEIIYTDPKKAKQFVEETGIDTLAVAIGTAHGLYPKDFTPKLNLELLKELYQTLDLPFVLHGGSGNPDSEVSESVKYGVAKVNISSDVKSAFFDELRIFLNDNHQLYEPNQVYPTANNAVKNVVKHKLTVLNTLGQASKY, encoded by the coding sequence ATGTTATATACAATGAAAGAGTTGTTGAGTGTCGCCCGTGAGAATAAATTCGCAGTGCCTGCTTTCAACATTTGCAGTTTTGATATCTTGAAGTCAATTATGGAGGTTGTCGAGGAAACAAATTCTCCGGTAATTTTAGAAATTCATCCAGATGAAATTGATTATATTGGGGATAATTTCGTCGCTGTTGTTCGTGAATATGCCAGAAACAGCAAGGTGCCTGTGGTTATTCATCTTGATCATGGGGGTTCAATTTACGACGTGACACGCGCTATTAAGAATGGTTATAGTTCCGTAATGATTGATGCATCACATGCAGACTTCAGTGATAACATCGCCATCACAAAGCGTGTTGTTGAAATTGCGCATTCTGTAGGTGTTTCTGTCGAAGCTGAGATTGGAACAATTGGGAATACTGGTTTATCTTTTGAAGGCGGTAGCAGTGAAATCATTTACACTGATCCAAAGAAGGCAAAGCAATTTGTCGAAGAGACAGGTATCGATACTCTTGCAGTCGCAATTGGAACCGCACACGGACTTTACCCAAAAGATTTCACACCTAAACTCAACCTGGAACTCTTAAAGGAATTGTATCAAACCCTTGATTTACCATTTGTATTACACGGTGGTTCGGGTAACCCCGACTCAGAAGTCAGTGAGTCCGTAAAATATGGTGTTGCAAAAGTCAATATATCGAGTGATGTGAAAAGTGCTTTCTTTGATGAACTGCGTATATTCTTAAATGATAATCATCAATTGTATGAGCCAAATCAAGTATATCCAACTGCAAACAATGCTGTAAAGAACGTTGTCAAGCATAAGTTGACGGTTCTCAATACGCTAGGTCAAGCATCGAAATATTAG
- the araA gene encoding L-arabinose isomerase has product MSNFMQETVKGEFWFVVGSVAFYGDESIQIVETQALEIIDSLNKQNLPYTIKFKGVLKSSDHIVNIMKEANYDNNVLGVMSWMHTFSPAKMWIKGMKLLQKPVVHIATQFNEKLPWDTIDMDFMNLNQSAHGDREYGYIMKRLNMQNRIVFGHWEQPQFIKSVKHWMIGVVGYYASKNVKVVRFGDNMRNVADTEGDKIEAHIRFGWEVDYYGVGDLVEAISNVSEADVDILMSEYREKYDFDFRNNSEAFFIKQLRYQAKIEHALLSFMSRHGYNAISTNFEDLTGLDQLPGFAIQRLNEKGIGFAGEGDWKTAALDRILKVMANNKKTGFMEDYTYNFEVDNEYIFQSHMLEVDPTLSATKPTIQVNPLGIGGKSDPARMVFRGTTGMGYVVGMTDMRYDFEILVNEVTAIDTQQSAPQLPVAQVTWIPKPNFYDGIQQWLELGGNHHTVVTFAVELDSITELFRLLKITPKIIR; this is encoded by the coding sequence ATGAGCAATTTCATGCAAGAAACTGTCAAAGGTGAATTCTGGTTTGTTGTCGGTAGTGTTGCTTTTTATGGTGATGAAAGCATTCAAATCGTCGAAACACAAGCACTTGAAATTATCGATAGTTTAAATAAACAGAATCTCCCATACACAATAAAATTTAAAGGTGTTTTAAAGTCATCGGACCACATCGTCAACATCATGAAAGAAGCAAACTACGATAATAATGTTTTGGGTGTTATGTCATGGATGCATACATTCTCACCAGCAAAAATGTGGATTAAGGGAATGAAACTTTTGCAAAAACCAGTTGTTCACATTGCAACACAATTTAATGAGAAATTACCGTGGGATACGATTGATATGGACTTTATGAATCTTAATCAGTCTGCACATGGTGATCGAGAGTATGGTTATATTATGAAACGTTTGAATATGCAAAACCGAATTGTATTTGGTCATTGGGAACAGCCCCAGTTTATTAAAAGTGTAAAACATTGGATGATTGGTGTTGTTGGCTATTATGCATCAAAGAATGTAAAGGTTGTTCGTTTTGGGGACAATATGCGAAACGTAGCTGATACTGAAGGTGACAAGATTGAGGCGCATATTCGTTTTGGATGGGAAGTTGACTACTATGGAGTCGGTGATCTTGTGGAAGCAATTTCGAACGTTAGTGAAGCAGATGTCGATATCCTTATGTCCGAATATCGGGAAAAGTATGACTTTGATTTTAGAAATAACTCGGAAGCATTTTTTATCAAGCAATTACGTTATCAAGCAAAAATTGAGCATGCTCTTTTATCATTTATGAGTCGTCATGGTTATAATGCGATTTCAACAAATTTTGAAGATCTAACAGGCTTAGATCAATTACCAGGATTTGCCATACAACGTTTAAATGAAAAAGGGATTGGATTCGCTGGAGAAGGAGATTGGAAGACCGCAGCACTTGATCGAATTCTAAAAGTGATGGCAAACAATAAGAAAACCGGATTTATGGAAGACTATACCTATAACTTTGAAGTGGACAATGAGTATATTTTCCAATCTCACATGTTAGAAGTTGATCCAACATTGAGTGCAACAAAACCCACAATACAGGTCAATCCACTTGGTATTGGTGGTAAAAGTGATCCAGCACGGATGGTATTTCGTGGTACTACGGGTATGGGGTATGTTGTCGGAATGACAGATATGCGCTACGATTTTGAGATCCTTGTTAATGAGGTGACGGCAATTGATACCCAACAATCAGCACCACAGCTTCCAGTTGCTCAAGTGACTTGGATTCCAAAACCAAACTTCTATGATGGTATTCAACAGTGGTTAGAATTAGGCGGTAATCATCATACTGTCGTTACATTTGCAGTTGAACTGGATTCCATTACAGAATTATTCCGACTATTAAAAATAACACCGAAAATTATTCGTTAG
- a CDS encoding PTS fructose transporter subunit IIC has product MKIVGITACPTGIAHTYMAAEALEKAAREMGHDIKIETQGTKTENVLSEKEIRDADVVILACDKKIDLSRFNGKKTLTIGSAKAIKNARLVIEDALSGKDVELLSTTAKKSNSSGQKTGLYQHLMTGVNYMLPFVIAGGILIAISFAFGITASDPTADNYNVLAEAFSNIGGTVAFGLMVPVLAAGIAYSIAGQQGIAAGLVAGMLAKNGGSGFLGGMVGGLLAGYLVLLIVKYLKVPKSFETLASLIIVPLLSVAITGLIMVFVVGEPVAWLLAQLTNFLNGLGTTSGILFGLLIGVMMASDMGGPINKAISTFAVGLMSTGVYEPIAACMIAGMTPPLGLALATVLFPKRFTLEEREAGKSCWILGASYITEGAIPFAVTDPIRVIPSLMAGSAVAAAMSLAFGCASLAPHGGIWVMFIPNVMNNLPMYLLSLVAGTVVTALMVSFLKRKNNYATA; this is encoded by the coding sequence ATGAAGATTGTCGGAATTACAGCATGTCCAACGGGGATTGCGCATACATACATGGCCGCTGAAGCACTTGAAAAAGCTGCTCGTGAAATGGGTCATGATATTAAAATTGAAACACAAGGAACAAAAACAGAAAATGTCTTATCAGAGAAAGAAATTCGCGATGCTGATGTCGTGATTCTAGCGTGTGATAAAAAAATTGATTTATCACGCTTTAATGGTAAAAAGACATTAACTATTGGATCTGCTAAAGCAATAAAAAATGCTCGATTGGTTATCGAGGATGCATTATCTGGTAAAGATGTTGAGCTCTTGTCAACGACGGCAAAAAAATCCAATAGTTCGGGTCAAAAAACTGGATTGTATCAGCACTTAATGACCGGAGTAAACTACATGTTACCCTTTGTTATTGCCGGTGGTATTCTGATTGCAATTAGTTTTGCATTTGGTATTACTGCATCAGACCCGACTGCTGATAACTACAATGTGCTGGCTGAAGCATTCAGCAATATTGGAGGAACGGTAGCATTCGGACTAATGGTACCCGTACTAGCAGCAGGGATTGCCTACTCAATCGCTGGACAACAGGGGATAGCTGCTGGTTTGGTTGCAGGGATGTTGGCTAAGAATGGTGGCTCAGGATTCCTTGGTGGTATGGTGGGTGGTTTACTTGCTGGATACCTTGTACTTCTGATTGTTAAATACTTAAAAGTGCCTAAGAGTTTTGAAACATTGGCAAGTCTCATTATCGTGCCACTGCTCTCAGTTGCAATTACTGGTTTAATTATGGTCTTTGTAGTTGGTGAACCCGTAGCATGGTTACTCGCACAACTTACCAACTTCTTAAACGGACTTGGTACAACAAGTGGGATACTCTTTGGTCTTTTAATTGGTGTCATGATGGCATCAGATATGGGTGGACCCATTAACAAAGCAATTTCAACATTTGCGGTTGGACTTATGTCTACAGGTGTCTATGAGCCAATTGCTGCATGTATGATTGCAGGGATGACACCGCCGCTTGGTCTTGCACTTGCAACGGTCTTGTTTCCAAAACGATTTACACTTGAAGAACGTGAAGCTGGTAAGTCATGTTGGATTCTTGGTGCTTCATATATTACTGAAGGCGCAATTCCATTTGCAGTTACCGATCCAATCCGCGTCATTCCAAGTTTAATGGCAGGCTCAGCAGTTGCTGCTGCAATGTCACTTGCTTTTGGATGTGCTTCACTTGCTCCACACGGTGGTATATGGGTTATGTTTATTCCAAATGTTATGAATAATCTTCCCATGTATCTGTTGAGTCTTGTAGCAGGTACAGTTGTTACAGCACTTATGGTTAGCTTTTTAAAGAGAAAGAATAATTACGCTACAGCTTAG